One Cucurbita pepo subsp. pepo cultivar mu-cu-16 chromosome LG07, ASM280686v2, whole genome shotgun sequence genomic region harbors:
- the LOC111799306 gene encoding 60S ribosomal protein L5-like, producing MAFAKAQKTKAYFKRYQVKFRRRRDGKTDYRARIRLINQDKNKYNTPKYRFVIRFSNKDITAQILSSSIAGDMVLASAYSHDLPHYGLEVGLTNYAAAYCTGLLLARRVLKKLEMDDEYEGNLEVTGEDYSVEPTDSRRPFRALLDVGLVRTTTGNRVFGALKGALDGGLDVPHSVKRFAGFSKDSKELDAEVHRKYIFGGHIAAYMRTLMEDEPEKYQSQFSEYIKKGIDADNIEELLKKVHSAIRSEPLLKKVEKQPPKKHKRYNLKKLTYEERKAKLVERLNALNSAAGADDDEDDEE from the exons ATG gcTTTTGCGAAAGCTCAAAAGACGAAAGCGTACTTCAAACGATACCAGGTCAAGTTCAGGAGAAGAAGAG ATGGTAAGACTGATTACCGGGCTAGGATTCGCCTCATTaatcaagacaagaacaagtACAACACTCCCAAATATCGTTTTGTTATCAGATTT TCTAATAAGGATATTACAGCACAAATATTATCTTCTAGCATTGCTGGTGACATGGTTCTTGCTTCAGCTTATTCTCATGATTTGCCTCATTACGGTCTTGAAGTTGGTCTAACAAATTATGCAGCAG CCTACTGCACTGGACTTCTCTTGGCTCGCCGTGTCTTGAAGAAGCTTGAGATGGATGATGAGTACGAGGGTAATCTTGAG GTTACCGGAGAGGATTACTCTGTGGAACCCACAGATAGCCGAAGGCCTTTCAGAGCCCTCCTTGATGTAGGTTTAGTCCGAACAACAACAGGAAATCGTGTTTTTGGTGCCCTCAAG GGAGCTTTAGATGGTGGATTGGATGTACCACACTCTGTCAAAAGGTTTGCTGGATTTTCAAAGGACAGCAAGGAGCTCGATGCCGAAGTTCATCGCAAATACATATTTGGAGGCCACATTGCTGCCTATATGAGG ACCTTGATGGAGGATGAACCAGAGAAGTACCAATCGCAATTCAGTGAATATATCAAGAAGGGGATAGACGCTGACAACATTGAGGAGTTGTTGAAAAAAGTTCACTCTGCCATCCGTTCAGAACCCTTGTTGAAGAAGGTTGAGAAGCAACCACCAAAGAAGCACAAGAG GTATAACTTGAAGAAACTCACGTATGAAGAAAGGAAGGCCAAGTTGGTTGAGCGTTTGAATGCGTTGAATTCTGCTGCTGGAGCTGACGACGACGAAGACGATGAAGAGTGA
- the LOC111798372 gene encoding 6,7-dimethyl-8-ribityllumazine synthase, chloroplastic-like: MAVSFAGAAQGLVYRQNLTLAFSNSNFNRTKLQFQGPNPAKSQSLSFSSQLKLANDASPRKHHRSSFAQTDAVRHIVGSLAKAGGLRFAVVVGRFNEIVTRPMLEGALSTFKSYSVQDEDIDVVWVPGSFDIPVVAERLGRSGKYHAVLCIGAVIRGDTSHYDAVVNSAASGVLSAGLKSGIPCVFSVLTTENLEQAFDRAGGKAGNKGSEGALTAMELASVFEYDLK, encoded by the exons ATGGCTGTCTCATTTGCTGGTGCGGCTCAGGGCTTGGTTTACCGTCAAAATCTGACGCTCGCATTTTCCAATTCAAACTTCAATCGCACTAAACTTCAATTTCAGGGGCCAAATCCTGCAAAATCTCAATCCCTCTCATTTTCGTCTCAATTGAAGCTTGCGAATGATGCCTCTCCTAGAAAGCATCACCGTTCCTCTTTTGCGCAGACGGATGCCGTTCGCCACATCGTCGGATCTCTTGCCAAAGCTGGTGGCCTTCGCTTTGCTGTG GTTGTGGGGCGGTTCAACGAAATCGTGACAAGGCCAATGCTCGAGGGAGCTTTGTCTACATTCAAAAGTTATTCAGTTCAAGACGAGGATATTGAT GTCGTCTGGGTTCCAGGGAGCTTTGATATTCCTGTAGTCGCCGAAAGGCTTGGGAGATCTGGAAAGTACCATGCTGTCCTATGCATTGGAGCTGTG ATTAGAGGAGATACATCCCACTATGATGCCGTTGTAAACTCTGCTGCATCTGGAGTACTTTCTGCCGGTTTAAAATCAG GGATTCCATGTGTATTTAGCGTCTTGACCACTGAGAACTTAGAACAG GCGTTCGATCGAGCTGGTGGTAAAGCTGGAAATAAGGGTTCTGAGGGTGCTTTGACTGCT ATGGAGCTTGCGTCGGTGTTCGAGTACGACCTGAAGTAG
- the LOC111798508 gene encoding mitogen-activated protein kinase homolog MMK1 isoform X1, whose translation MDGGASQPDDTVMSEAASVPPPQHDPAGHQPPPMGMENIPATLSHGGRFIQYNIFGNIFEVTAKYKPPIMPIGKGAYGIVCSSLNSETNEHVAIKKIANAFDNKIDAKRTLREIKLLRHMDHENVVAIRDIIPPPLRETFNDVYIAYELMDTDLHQIIRSNQALSEEHCQYFLYQILRGLKYIHSANVLHRDLKPSNLLLNANCDLKICDFGLARVTSETDFMTEYVVTRWYRAPELLLNSSDYTAAIDVWSVGCIFMELMDRKPLFPGRDHVHQLRLLLELIGTPSEADLGFLNENAKRYIRQLPHYHRQSFTEKFPHVHPSAIDLVEKMLAFDPGQRITVEDALAHPYLTSLHDISDEPVCMTPFSFDFEQHALTEEQMKELIYREALAFNPEYHQQ comes from the exons ATGGACGGAGGAGCTTCTCAGCCGGACGACACCGTCATGTCGGAGGCGGCGTCTGTTCCGCCGCCGCAGCATGACCCGGCGGGACACCAGCCACCACCGATGGGGATGGAAAATATTCCGGCGACTTTGAGCCATGGAGGGCGATTCATTCAGTACAACATCTTTGGGAACATCTTTGAAGTTACGGCTAAGTACAAGCCTCCAATCATGCCTATTGGCAAAGGCGCTTACGGCATCGTCTG TTCTTCTCTCAACTCCGAGACGAACGAGCATGTGGCGATCAAGAAGATTGCTAATGCGTTTGACAACAAGATCGATGCTAAGAGAACTCTTCGCGAGATCAAGCTGCTTCGGCACATGGATCATGAAAAC GTTGTTGCAATTAGGGATATCATTCCTCCACCTCTAAGGGAAACGTTTAATGATGTTTACATAGCATATGAGTTAATGGATACCGACCTTCATCAAATAATTCGTTCAAACCAAGCATTATCAGAGGAGCACTGTCAG TACTTCCTGTACCAGATTCTTCGTGGATTGAAGTACATACATTCAGCAAATGTTCTACACAGAGATTTGAAGCCTTCCAATCTGCTCTTAAATGCCAACTGTGACCTGAAAATATGCGATTTTGGGCTTGCTCGTGTTACTTCTGAAACTGACTTTATGACGGAATATGTGGTTACTAGATGGTACCGTGCTCCAGAGCTCTTACTTAATTCTTCTGATTACACAGCAGCTATTGATGTCTGGTCTGTTGGTTGTATTTTTATGGAACTGATGGATCGGAAGCCCTTGTTTCCTGGTCGAGATCATGTGCATCAGTTACGCTTGCTTTTGGAG CTGATAGGCACTCCATCAGAGGCTGATCTTGGTTTCTTGAACGAGAACGCTAAAAGATACATACGACAACTTCCTCACTACCATCGGCAGTCATTCACTGAAAAATTTCCACATGTTCATCCTTCAGCCATTGATCTGGTGGAGAAGATGCTAGCATTTGATCCTGGACAGAGAATTACCG TTGAAGATGCTCTAGCTCATCCTTATTTGACTTCATTGCACGACATTAGTGACGAGCCTGTGTGCATGACACCCTTCAGCTTTGATTTCGAGCAGCACGCTCTCACTGAGGAACAAATGAAAGAGCTGATCTACCGAGAGGcacttgcatttaaccccgaGTATCATCAACAATAA
- the LOC111798510 gene encoding pyridoxal phosphate phosphatase: protein MAPGWSVMAPESHLFQSLNGLQQLAETRRFKAWFLDQFGVLHDGKQPYPGAVVALEKLAECGTKMVIISNSSRRSSTTMEKLKSLGFDPSLFVGAITSGELTHRYLHRRDDAWFAALGRSCIHMTWSSRGAISLEGLGLRVVDNVEEAEFILAHGTEALGHPSGDPLPMTLEELEKILEQCAAKKIPMVVANPDYVTVEARDLRVMPGTLASKYEKLGGEVKWMGKPDKIIYQAAMSMVGVDASDSIAVGDSLHHDIKGANAAGIQSVFITGGIHATELGLGNFDEIADLNSVKALASKYDAYPSYVLPSFTW from the exons ATGGCGCCTGGATGGTCTGTGATGGCGCCCGAGTCCCACCTGTTTCAGAGCTTGAATGGCCTTCAACAGCTAGCCGAGACGCGTCGCTTCAAG GCATGGTTTTTGGATCAATTTGGAGTTCTGCATGATGGAAAACAGCCTTATCCTGGAGCTGTTGTAGCGT TGGAAAAGTTGGCAGAATGTGGTACTAAGATGGTTATTATAAGTAATTCTTCAAGACGATCATCGACGACAATGGAAAAATTGAAGAGCCTTGGATTTGACCCCAGTCTATTTGTTGGAGCCATTACAAGTGGAGAACTTACTCATCGGTACCTGCACAG GAGGGATGATGCGTGGTTTGCTGCTCTTGGTAGATCTTGCATTCACATGACTTGGAGTTCCCGTGGAGCCATATCACTTGAG GGTCTGGGACTAAGAGTTGTGGACAATGTTGAAGAAGCTGAGTTTATATTGGCCCATGGTACTGAAGCTTTGGGTCATCCTTCCGGTGATCCACTTCCAATGACACTCGAGGAACTCGAGAAAATATTGGAGCAGTGTGCAGCCAAAAAGATTCCCATGGTGGTAGCCAACCCAGATTATGTGACTGTTGAGGCTAGAGATCTGCGTGTAATGCCTg GTACACTTGCATCCAAATATGAAAAGCTCGGTGGTGAAGTGAAATGGATGGGCAAACCTGATAAG ATTATCTACCAAGCAGCAATGTCTATGGTTGGAGTGGATGCCTCTGATTCCATTGCTGTTGGCGATTCACTCCACCATGACATCAAGGGTGCAAATGCAGCTGGAATCCAATCAGTCTTCATAACTGGTGGCATTCATGCAACCGAACTTGGTCTTGGTAATTTTGACGAAATTGCTGATTTAAATTCTGTCAAAGCTCTAGCTTCAAAATATGATGCGTATCCGTCTTATGTACTGCCTTCATTCACGTGGTAG
- the LOC111798098 gene encoding acyl-[acyl-carrier-protein] desaturase, chloroplastic-like yields MALQFHLLSSQSPKLPSFAMPQLASFRSPKFVVASTLRSTSREVEALKKPFKPPREVHLQVTHSMPPHKIEMFKCLEDWAAENILVYLKPVERCWQPLDFLPDPASEGFQEHVMELRERAKEVPDDYFVVLVGDMITEDALPTYQTMLNTMDGVRDETGASLSSWAIWTRSWTAEENRHGDLLNKYLYLSGRVDMRQVEKTIQYLIGSGMDPGTENNPYLGFIYTSFQERATFISHGNTARLAKEHGDIKLAQLCGTIAADEKRHEAAYTKIVEKLFEIDPEGTVLCFEDMMRKNITMPAHMMYDGRDNNLFNHFSAVAQRLGVYTAKDYADIVEFLVGRWKVEQLTGLSGQGQKAQDYVCGLPARIRRLEERAQTRAKEGPTVPFSWIFNREVKL; encoded by the exons ATGGCGCTCCAATTCCATCTTCTCTCCTCTCAATCTCCTAAGTTGCCGTCCTTTGCGATGCCGCAGCTTGCGAGTTTCAGATCTCCAAAGTTCGTTGTGGCCTCCACTCTCCGCTCCACTTCCAG GGAGGTCGAGGCCCTTAAGAAACCCTTTAAGCCTCCTAGGGAAGTGCATCTTCAAGTAACCCACTCGATGCCACCACATAAGATAGAGATGTTTAAATGTCTGGAGGATTGGGCAGCAGAGaacattttagtttatttgaaACCAGTGGAGAGGTGTTGGCAACCACTGGATTTCTTGCCAGATCCGGCATCTGAGGGATTTCAGGAGCACGTGATGGAACTTAGAGAGAGGGCAAAGGAAGTCCCCGATGATTACTTCGTCGTTTTAGTTGGAGACATGATAACAGAAGATGCCCTTCCTACTTACCAGACAATGCTTAACACCATGGATGGAGTTAGGGATGAAACTGGAGCAAGCCTCAGTTCTTGGGCCATTTGGACGAGGTCTTGGACTGCTGAAGAGAACAGGCATGGTGACCTACTAAACAAATATCTTTACCTATCAGGGCGAGTTGATATGAGGCAGGTTGAGAAAACTATTCAGTATTTGATTGGATCAGGAATG GACCCAGGGACTGAAAACAACCCTTACCTAGGATTTATATACACATCATTTCAAGAGAGAGCAACCTTCATCTCCCATGGGAACACTGCCAGATTAGCAAAGGAGCACGGAGACATAAAGTTGGCCCAATTATGTGGAACAATTGCTGCAGATGAGAAGCGACACGAAGCTGCATATACAAAAATAGTTGAAAAGCTGTTTGAGATAGACCCTGAAGGAACCGTCCTGTGTTTTGAAGACATGATGAGGAAGAACATTACAATGCCAGCACACATGATGTACGATGGCCGTGACAACAACCTCTTCAATCACTTCTCGGCAGTTGCTCAGAGGCTGGGGGTTTATACAGCCAAGGACTACGCCGACATAGTGGAGTTTTTGGTTGGGAGATGGAAGGTGGAACAGCTCACAGGACTGTCAGGCCAGGGGCAGAAGGCTCAGGATTATGTGTGTGGATTACCAGCAAGAATTAGAAGGCTAGAAGAAAGAGCTCAAACACGGGCGAAAGAAGGTCCTACAGTTCCGTTCAGTTGGATTTTCAATCGGGAGGTTAAGCTGTAG
- the LOC111798508 gene encoding mitogen-activated protein kinase homolog MMK1 isoform X2 — protein sequence MEGDSFSTTSLGTSLKLRLSTSLQSCLLAKALTASSVLLSTPRRTSMWRSRRLLMRLTTRSMLRELFARSSCFGTWIMKTSVVAIRDIIPPPLRETFNDVYIAYELMDTDLHQIIRSNQALSEEHCQYFLYQILRGLKYIHSANVLHRDLKPSNLLLNANCDLKICDFGLARVTSETDFMTEYVVTRWYRAPELLLNSSDYTAAIDVWSVGCIFMELMDRKPLFPGRDHVHQLRLLLELIGTPSEADLGFLNENAKRYIRQLPHYHRQSFTEKFPHVHPSAIDLVEKMLAFDPGQRITVEDALAHPYLTSLHDISDEPVCMTPFSFDFEQHALTEEQMKELIYREALAFNPEYHQQ from the exons ATGGAGGGCGATTCATTCAGTACAACATCTTTGGGAACATCTTTGAAGTTACGGCTAAGTACAAGCCTCCAATCATGCCTATTGGCAAAGGCGCTTACGGCATCGTCTG TTCTTCTCTCAACTCCGAGACGAACGAGCATGTGGCGATCAAGAAGATTGCTAATGCGTTTGACAACAAGATCGATGCTAAGAGAACTCTTCGCGAGATCAAGCTGCTTCGGCACATGGATCATGAAAACGTCA GTTGTTGCAATTAGGGATATCATTCCTCCACCTCTAAGGGAAACGTTTAATGATGTTTACATAGCATATGAGTTAATGGATACCGACCTTCATCAAATAATTCGTTCAAACCAAGCATTATCAGAGGAGCACTGTCAG TACTTCCTGTACCAGATTCTTCGTGGATTGAAGTACATACATTCAGCAAATGTTCTACACAGAGATTTGAAGCCTTCCAATCTGCTCTTAAATGCCAACTGTGACCTGAAAATATGCGATTTTGGGCTTGCTCGTGTTACTTCTGAAACTGACTTTATGACGGAATATGTGGTTACTAGATGGTACCGTGCTCCAGAGCTCTTACTTAATTCTTCTGATTACACAGCAGCTATTGATGTCTGGTCTGTTGGTTGTATTTTTATGGAACTGATGGATCGGAAGCCCTTGTTTCCTGGTCGAGATCATGTGCATCAGTTACGCTTGCTTTTGGAG CTGATAGGCACTCCATCAGAGGCTGATCTTGGTTTCTTGAACGAGAACGCTAAAAGATACATACGACAACTTCCTCACTACCATCGGCAGTCATTCACTGAAAAATTTCCACATGTTCATCCTTCAGCCATTGATCTGGTGGAGAAGATGCTAGCATTTGATCCTGGACAGAGAATTACCG TTGAAGATGCTCTAGCTCATCCTTATTTGACTTCATTGCACGACATTAGTGACGAGCCTGTGTGCATGACACCCTTCAGCTTTGATTTCGAGCAGCACGCTCTCACTGAGGAACAAATGAAAGAGCTGATCTACCGAGAGGcacttgcatttaaccccgaGTATCATCAACAATAA
- the LOC111798638 gene encoding uncharacterized protein LOC111798638: protein MLSVCSATPSCSSQSKITFHGGLRLLLPSQKGVQVGSHGGFPKAFATRSSFSDLATSAQQQLSIGGVKYVEHSSLSAGGEALLDVSGQHGEIPSVHETVLTDNISSGKTLFVSDSLNFDNNSVLNTKTSALDFLDRVSKTFNASIQQGESLIEKSLDTINSSTSALIKQGNQSVDDAFNSIFSSVDQIGEQGRDRLSNLSTGFKEGSFKASVSAIDVLRQAVVAIEDSLANATSFVVYSYGSVKEVFPPEIRDALSSSEQRAAEIFSPVRTGFQKIYLTVESLERILGLDPSDPLVPFVLLVGSSVTLWVFYWRRTYGGYSGDLSPQSTFELLKGSENAVLIDVRPEDLREKDGIPDLRRRARARYASVTLPEVDDSIRKLVTNGRDLDDALLASVIRNLKIVEDRSKVIIMDANGTGSKNIARSLRKLGVKKPYLIQGGFRSWVKEGLRIKELKSETALSILNEEAEAILAEINPSPVQVLGYGLGLVATLYALLEWETSLQIIAILGLGQTIYRRVSSYNDAEDLTKDIRLLLTPVSLGAQALSWAAGKVETNGVGLPTSPSSSDVQNRVLQAAAKHESQPSVDEGIQNRPAEATIPVSEGVDLSEA, encoded by the exons ATGTTGTCGGTTTGCTCGGCGACGCCTAGCTGTTCTTCTCAATCTAAG ATTACTTTCCATGGCGGCCTGAGACTCTTGCTTCCATCCCAAAAGGGCGTTCAAGTTGGTAGCCATGGAGGTTTTCCTAAAGCTTTTGCCACAAGATCTTCTTTCTCTGATTTGGCTACAAGCGCTCAACAGCAATTATCCATAG GTGGAGTGAAATATGTAGAGCATTCCAGTTTATCAGCAGGAGGAGAGGCACTCCTTGATGTTTCTGGACAACATGGTGAAATTCCATCAGTTCATGAAACCGTGTTAACCGATAACATTTCATCTGGGAAAACGCTTTTTGTGTCCGACTCTCTAAATTTCGATAACAATTCAGTTTTGAACACGAAAACAAGTGCTTTGGATTTTTTGGATCGGGTCAGCAAGACCTTTAATGCTTCTATTCAACAAGGGGAAAGTCTTATTGAAAAATCATTGGATACAATTAACTCATCAACATCAGCCTTGATTAAACAGGGCAATCAAAGTGTTGATGATGCCTTCAATAGTATATTTTCATCTGTTGATCAGATTGGGGAACAAGGTCGTGATCGACTGTCCAACTTGTCAACTGGGTTCAAGGAAGGCTCGTTCAAAGCTTCTGTTTCCGCGATTGACGTATTGAGACAAGCAGTTGTTGCAATTGAGGATTCTCTAGCAAATGCAACTTCATTTGTTGTCTACTCCTATGGGTCAGTCAAGGAAGTCTTTCCTCCTGAGATCAGGGATGCTCTAAGTTCATCTGAGCAAAGAGCAGCTGAAATCTTTAGCCCTGTCAGGACTGGTTTTCAGAAG ATTTACCTCACCGTTGAGAGTTTGGAGAGAATCCTTGGCTTAGATCCAAGTGATCCGCTTGTTCCATTTGTACTCCTCGTTGGAAGCTCTGTCACTCTGTG GGTTTTCTATTGGAGGAGGACATATGGTGGTTATTCTGGAGATTTATCTCCTCAATCAACTTTTGAGCTTCTGAAAGGATCAGAAAACGCTGTTCTTATTGATGTCCGGCCTGAG gatttgagagaaaaagatgGGATTCCTGATCTTAGACGTAGAGCGCGAGCTCGCTACGCAAGTGTAACTCTACCAGAG GTTGATGACTCTATCCGGAAGTTAGTAACGAATGGAAGAGACCTTGATGACGCTTTACTTGCTTCTGTCATCCGGAACTTAAAGATTGTTGAG GACAGGTCCAAGGTTATCATCATGGATGCCAACGGTACAGGTTCTAAAAACATTGCAAGATCATTGAGAAAACTTGGGGTCAAG AAACCATACTTGATCCAAGGTGGATTTCGGTCCTGGGTGAAGGAGGGCCTCCGCATCAAGGAGCTCAAATCTGAAACAGCACTTAGCATACTTAATGAG GAAGCTGAGGCGATCTTGGCGGAAATAAATCCATCTCCCGTGCAAGTTCTGGGTTATGGTTTG GGTCTCGTTGCAACTTTATATGCTTTACTAG AGTGGGAGACATCCTTACAAATAATTGCCATCCTGGGCCTCGGTCAG ACAATTTATCGGCGAGTTTCTTCCTATAATGATGCTGAAGATTTGACTAAAGATATCAG GCTGCTGCTTACTCCAGTCAGTCTTGGAGCCCAGGCATTATCATGGGCGGCCGGGAAAGTTGAGACGAACGGCGTTGGACTACCGACGTCTCCTTCGTCCTCGGATGTGCAAAACAGGGTGCTGCAGGCTGCTGCAAAGCACGAATCTCAGCCTTCAGTGGATGAAGGTATCCAAAACAGACCGGCGGAGGCAACAATTCCAGTCAGTGAGGGCGTAGATCTTTCTGAGGCATAG
- the LOC111799118 gene encoding UDP-glycosyltransferase 74E2-like, whose amino-acid sequence MSNTTLNGGRRSSHVVLFAYPKQGHLSPMLQFAKRLASKGLRITFLTTTSTTKSLEIDLPASYQIDLRFISDVRTEPILSLKDEHESFEAVVSKSFGDFIDGTLRSSGFDPPRFVIFDSVMPWAMDVARVRGIDSAPFFTESCVVNHILNQVYEGSFSIPPVENVAAGISIPPLPVLQTEDLPYFSYEPELVLKFMTDQFSSFKNAKWIFVNTFDQLEMKVVNWMTQKWPIKTIGPNIPSAYLDGRLKDDKTYGLNHQNLNNCKIFQWLDSKEIASVIYLSFGSLVILPEEQVNELARFFKDTNFSFLWVLRESEQEKLPNNFVQQTSHKGLVVKWCCQLQVLSHKAVSCFVTHCGWNSTIEALSLGVPMVAVPQWIDQTTNAKFVADVWKVGARVKMNDKGIATKLELEASIRHVSQGYRQNEIKQNSIKLRNLAKEAMDEGGSSDKNIEQFVKELDPF is encoded by the exons ATGAGCAACACGACTTTGAACGGCGGAAGGCGATCGAGCCATGTGGTGCTGTTCGCTTATCCGAAGCAAGGCCACCTGAGTCCAATGCTTCAGTTCGCAAAGCGATTGGCCTCAAAAGGCCTTCGAATAACATTTCTCACCACTACCTCTACAACTAAATCTCTCGAAATCGATCTTCCTGCGTCGTATCAAATCGATCTTCGATTCATCTCCGACGTCCGCACCGAACCGATTCTGTCGCTGAAGGACGAGCACGAGAGCTTCGAGGCCGTCGTATCGAAATCGTTTGGGGATTTCATCGACGGAACACTAAGAAGTTCTGGTTTCGATCCTCCGCGCTTCGTCATTTTCGATTCTGTAATGCCTTGGGCGATGGATGTGGCAAGAGTGCGAGGGATCGATTCGGCGCCGTTTTTCACTGAGTCTTGTGTCGTCAATCACATTCTGAATCAGGTCTATGAAGGCTCATTCAGCATTCCTCCGGTGGAAAATGTGGCGGCGGGGATTTCGATTCCGCCGTTGCCAGTTCTTCAAACAGAGGATCTGCCGTATTTCTCCTACGAGCCAGAACTGGTTCTGAAATTCATGACCGATCAATTTTCCAGTTTCAAGAACGCGAAATGGATTTTTGTCAACACTTTCGATCAGCTGGAGATGAAG GTTGTTAATTGGATGACACAAAAATGGCCAATCAAGACGATCGGACCAAACATTCCATCGGCATATCTGGACGGTCGCTTGAAGGATGACAAAACGTACGGTCTAAATCACCAAAATCTCAATAATTGCAAGATTTTTCAATGGTTAGACTCGAAAGAAATTGCTTCGGTCATTTACCTCTCATTTGGAAGCTTAGTTATCTTACCAGAAGAACAAGTGAACGAACTAGCCCGTTTCTTCAAGGACActaacttttctttcttatggGTCCTGAGAGAATCAGAACAAGAAAAGCTTCCCAACAACTTCGTACAACAGACATCACACAAAGGTTTAGTTGTCAAGTGGTGTTGTCAATTACAAGTTCTATCTCACAAGGCCGTAAGTTGCTTCGTCACGCACTGTGGCTGGAACTCGACGATAGAAGCTTTAAGCTTAGGTGTACCAATGGTCGCAGTTCCGCAGTGGATCGATCAAACGACGAACGCCAAGTTCGTCGCTGATGTTTGGAAAGTAGGAGCTCGAGTTAAAATGAATGACAAAGGGATTGCTACAAAGTTAGAGTTAGAAGCCTCCATTCGACATGTTTCTCAAGGATATAGACAGAATGAGATTAAACAAAACTCAATCAAGTTGAGAAATTTAGCTaaagaagccatggatgaagGTGGTAGCTCCGATAAAAACATCGAACAATTTGTCAAGGAGCTGGATCCATTTTAA